The DNA sequence AATGTCACACAGTGGTTATTATAGAAGGATAatacacagagccaagatcaaacTGAAAGGAAATAAGTGGATTATAAAAGATAGACAGTATTTAGCTTTGTATAAATCTAGGTTTTCTCAGTAATCAGCTAAACCATATAAAGTTCTCTTGTGATATGTTACTATGTTTGTGGCACTTGAGGCATTGTATGTAAAATAAGGAATGCTTTACCAGTTCTCCTTGGTTTTGCCTGTTTGCTTAAACTAGTTTTGAAGTATTTTACTATAATTGAAATGAAAAGCTTATCTACTTTTAAAAAGCCAAGTTGAAATAATTAAAGGtagactttaaaatattttgtaaattgtTTCCAAGAAAGGATATTAGTCTCCAGTGAATTTTAGTGATGGCCTATCTTTCCATTTTGGAATTATATTGTTAATAtaactagaattttttttaaaggagcacTAGTGTATAGTTAAgcataaatagaaaatatgaaaaaggatATATTTAAGTTCATTACCTTATATTTGAGTAAACAGTGCTCAGTGAACTGgaaaattttaatagaaaaatacAGTTTTGTGATTGTTAATTTGGTTAaactaatattttatattatttaagtTAGCATTTTATATTACTTTAATATGAATAAAGTTAATTCCATGCATTATAGACTCTgtataaatacaaaatttgggGCTATATTTAGTATTTAGTTGTTTTAGATACAATATACATTTTGATTCTGGGTACTATAGTATAGTAGATACTCCCTTCCTAAGAGAAATTAGAAGCGATTTACCCCTAATGAAATACTACATTAATGTTTGAAATGGCTCTTTTCAGTAGTGTGActtttagaaagtattttgacaaTTAATGGAAGCCTAACAATCTTTAAATAGATGACCTtcctaaaaatgaaataaaaattattttctatataACTTATgcttttcaaaagtgatatttgcCTTTTGGTCACAtataaatgagaataaaaaagACTCACCTGGACTTGAAGTTAAAAGCAATTATTGTAGTATTTCCCCCTCTACCTTACCAAATAGTAAAAAGCTTTGATTGTACAAGAAATACTTGTGCctcgtggatttttttttttttaacttggaaaaTGGATTTGACACTACATGATTAGTTCTGCTAACCAAAGCTTTATTTGAAAATTTACTTTTTGTACAAATTGAATTGTATAATGCTTGAAATACTTTGTCACTTTATAAGCAAAATGCATAGCACTTAATTTGTTTATATTGTAAAATATGTAAAATGCTTTTATCAATTTGAGAATAAAGATAGTTACTAATGTTGttgtattattaaaaaaatttttcaggggctggggttgtggcttagtggtagagcacttgcctagcatgtgtaaggcactgagttcgattctcagcaccacataaaaataaataaataaaaggttcatccacaaccaaaaataaatatattttttgaaacagaaaccttaagaatttttttttcaaaccacTCAAAAACATGTACCTATTTGATTTTAAAACTGGTTAAGCTTGGACTGTGGCTCAATTGtaaagtgcttgcccagcatatgtaagaccctgaattcagtccccagcacctcaaaaaaattacaaatttatgttttagtttcaAATCTGTATTTGATAGATATTTAACATTAAACACTTTACGGTAGACTGTCTTTTTTGAATTTACAATGTTAGGCACATGGAATATATTCTTGAAATAAGCTCTCCTGCCTGTGAAATTTACCATGAAAtgtaaatctattttttttacatttgtacaaaaaaaaaggttaattaaaaatataggcctttcttcatttagaataagAACTTACAAAACCATCTTATAAATAGAATTCTCAGTCTTAAAGTGTCCTTGAATCTTGCTAGACTTTTTAGAGAGAAATATCTTTACATAaatcagaataatttttaaactatAGAAATTCTTTTTATCTCCTGTCTTAAATGGGCTTTAGAAAAAACTCGATTTTCTCTGGTATTCTGGGCTGTTTTAAACATTATCAAACCAATAGGcatgattgaagatgaaataatttCCATTCTAAGAAAGCATTTTTGTACCTGTGGTAGATCCTGGGTAATATGTGGGGCAAATTTAGATGTTACTGAGCAGTCGGGGAAAATCTAACGTGCTTGCTGACACCCAGCTTTCCTTTAAAGAAGTCACAAAGCCATTCCCTGCAAAGGTGAACTAAGGGATATTCCTTAGAATATCAGCTCAATaaatatcttcttttttaaatattatttttttaggtgtagatggatacaacacaatgcctttatttttagttgcaattggacacaatacctttgtttatttttatgtggtgctgagggtcaaacccaggcctcgcatatgctaggcaagcactctaccgctgaaccacgaCCCGAGCCCAAGTATAAGTTcccaataatttattttaaaaataaagtcatcTTAAAGGAACTACTCCCTGATAATTCATCGTTTTATCAGAGTATTAAAAACGATAAAACTTCCTTAagatgtgattttatttttttctgatttttaagaaCCTAATATTAATTGAGGGTTTACAGTAGttattttcacctctgaactGTTTCCCCTGAAACTGTATTTAGATGGAACTTTATGAATAAACTTACATATAAGCCAGATTAATAAGTGAGGATACATTTATTCTATAGCTTTTATATTCACATCTCAATAAGACATTTCTCTTGGAGGAAATTTTGTACATTTGTTAACAAATTAACAGAATAGAAGTTAAAATTGTATAGCAGCTCAAAGGGCAGCAAAATTAACAGCAAATTGTGCCCAGGCTTGTTCCCAGCTGCTATTTGAAAGCATGTTCTTAAATGATCTCTACTTAAAAGTTCTATTTCTTATATAATTTACATGACAGATTTGATGAATTTTTTGGAAATAGTTACATGAATGCTTTCTGTGCTATCACCACCTGAATCTATTATAGTACTTTCACAGAATTTCTTCATTGATTAATATTAGGAATAACGAAATATCTTGAATGCTTTTTAAACACTACTGTTGGAATCTTGCTTTAAAAGTCAAGGTCCATGTATAGAAGTCCTTGTTTGTTTCTGCTGTGGAGCCAAGCTCTGTGATTATATAACTTGGTATAAGACTCTTTGCTTGTCCCTTCAGTGCAGTTCTAGAAATCCAAAATAACTTCTTACagcaattttaggatttgtagaaaTTGGTGTTGCCCGAGTTAGCCAGTAGATGGTGATAATGTAAAGATCCAGTTTTCTTGTACATATTCTTAAGACAATTAGCACACGTTAAAAGGCAACATCATTAGGAATGGCTTAGGCACTAATTAATGTGAATGGATATGGTGAAAGTGAGGCAGTGGAAGAAAGTTGTCCCTCTGTATTTGAGGAAGTCTTTATGTAAACTTTGCAGTAGGCTGAATGGTTTAGTGCAGTCTCAAGGTATCTGTGGTGATGGGTTTTTACTTCAGACTTGTGCCTTTACTTTTCAAAAATGCAATAAAAATGCTAGgtgaaagaaatgagaaaaaaacatacaaaatacAAGCCCCAGAGATTTTTTTATTAgattaaatagaaaaaatatccATCAAACAAACAGCTTTAAGAGTTTCTAAATGCTTCCTATCAATATCTGTACTTACATCTCCCCACAGACTAGTAACATTTGGTGGACAGGCACTGGTTCAAGGGTTACAGTTAAGAATATAACTGAAAAACAGACCTGAGTTCAAAATCTGACTCCCTTACTACTAGTGAGGTAGCCATGGAAAGGAAGTTAACCTGTCTAAGCCCCAATTTTCTCATTTGGGTCAGTTAAGTAGTATCAATGATTAGGCTTTTTATGAGAGCTTAGTGATAATGCACTAACCACCTCTCAGGAAGCACTCATGTGTTTATTGAAACTGAATAATATAATTGGTGCATTTACATATTAAACAGGTTGTTTTCTCTGATCATCACTCTTATCAACTTACTGGTGTTTTTCatgagctaaaaaataaatatacagtTGAGCATAACATACTTAAAGAACCTTGAGTGTGTTTGATGGCCCTAATGCAAGCATAGCTACTTGAAGATCCTTCACAGAAACCTGTCCTCTCTCTGGGAAGTACACCCACTTTCACTGCACTGATAACACCAGTGGGAGAAGGGAGATACTTTCACATGGCTGCAGCCAGATACTTTGGTGTCCCAGATGTCTGAAGAACTTCTGAAGTATTACAGTATCAGCTCAAAGTTCTAGGTGATGGAAAAACCTGGAAAAGGCTGACATGAAATCTACATTAGGCAAGATAAAGGATGATACTTTATTCTTTGATTAATCATTACAGCTACAATTCATTGTGAACTTCCTACACCACATATAAAGTGACTTCAATCTTTGTAACAATCCTGACATAATCTTTTATGACAATCATTTTAGAGAGAAGGAAACTAAGGGTTAGAGATGTTACTCTGCTTAACTccagaaattttgttctttaacaCTGTATCACATCCGAAAGCACAACCACTCCAGCTTAGGTGGCTAAACAAATCTTTAAAGCCAGGTGAATGGAATGCAGCCAGATTATTATACCTGGTTGCAAAAGTTATAAAACTATAAAGTCAGTCTAAACTACCAAAAAGcacttaaatgaaaaaaatatcatACCAAGAGAAGTAGCTCCCACCAAGAAAATGTCACTATTGAAAACAAAGAACCTACATACCTAATACGAGCCATAATTCTCAGTAGTAACAAAGGCTTGGAAATTGAAATCAAGACATTTAACATGCTCACTCTGGCCAACATAATAAGGGTTTCAGCTTTTTCTCAAAAAGTTCTGAAATGTTAATGTGCTGCAAATCTGCCTATACAGTTTACCTTTCTGCCTCAAGGAAGAAAGGCTAACAAACCCACAAATGTAAAAATCACACCTTGAAAAAGTGATATGCTAGGGGTTGGAGGGAAAAAATGAGTAGTAGAGTTAAGGTTCTATAAGCCAGTGAATGTTTTCTGTCTGTTAGGTAAagggatttcttcatatgtgattTTAATAAAAGGGAATTTCATAGGTAAAAACCaatattcaaaattataaaacaaatagAACCATCTATGCATAATCACTGAGTCAAAAATTTGCAACAGACTCAACAGAAATTCTTTAGTTGATAAATGTGGTTTGAAGgggtaataaaatttttttatggctgaagcAAGAGTCTTGTTTCCTGTTGGCCCAAAAATAGATGTTTCATTTCCCAAATAAGTAGGTTCtccactgtaaagaaatattcttGTATAGTTGGTTTCTATCTTCTTGAACTCTGCTCCAAATTCAGCCAACTTTTCATATGTCCTTAACACAAACTTTGAACAGTCATAGGATTCAAACCACGTCTCTGCTCCTTTTATAGGGCTGGCTTGGACAGTCCATGTTTCATAATAAATTCCTGTTTCATTGTCCTGTTTCACCCACTTTGCCATTTTGTTAAATgtgcttcctagttaaaaaagcAAAAGAACAGTATGTGAACATCAAAGCTAATGACGTTGCAAGTAAACAAATTCTGACCTAAGATCGTGGATACACACaagtaagagattttttttttttttttaacttccaaaGCTGTATCTTTCAACAGGAATCTAATCTCAGCCAATTTTTATTCCATTCTTCAAGCCATGGCTATATTATAAACATTAGTAAAGAGTCTTATTATTTCTATAATCATTTAAGCTATAGTCAAGATTAAACAAATGCAACAGCTCTATTTCTTTACGTTACTCAACAAACCTGAGAGTCAGAggcaaaagagaaaaaggaagcaaggaaggaactatggaagaggagaaggagaatgGGTAAAAGAGAGTGTAAGAAAAACTGAGATGGGGAAAAGGCTGAATTTTAGTGTTACAAAGCACGGCATGCACAGAGCATGAATAGTTGCCTGAGAAGCAACTGTTGGAGAAGGCTGGCCTGCTAGTTAAGAGAAGCACCCACCTTCAATATTTGGTGGTACTTcccttttcttccatatatatagGTGATAGGAAGCTACTGATGGCCTCCCCACTACCATGCAAATTCTTCCCATGAATCAACTGAACTGGAAATGGTTTTGGCCAACTTTACACAGTCACCAGGATGGTTAACCTTCTCTCCTGCCAATACTTTGTACCTGACAAGAAGAAtctttacaaatatttaaaaaatactgcaATCTGCATGGGCATAACCATTATCTGGGTATTTATAATGCCCAATAAAACTGGGTCCCAACATTTCACTTTGTTGCTGTTTGCAAACCTTTCTTTGATTATTCAGACTTGAGACCACAAAATAAATACTTCATGCTCTGTAAAACAGAGTGGTTGCCTTtatcaatttcacagagttaaaaCTATGGGGTAATAGAGAGCCTGTTTTCTTAGAACTGGGGACACTGTTCTTAAGTATTCAAGTTTGAAAAGCCATCACTGTACCTAAGAACTAAGCCACTGCTGTGTTGCAAAACACTGTTTTGTAACATGAAGAAAAGGTTACAGAAAGCATTAATTACAAGACAGATGGACAACTTAAAAGTCTTAGGTAACAGCACACTACAAACATTACAGAGAAGAGTAGTCACATGTTCAAATGATCAAGTTATGTCAGAAGGGAAATCTTCAGATAATGAAGTAGGTGGAAatggagaaaggagagatgtgaaCTGGCTTGGAATGAAACAGCAACTATAAACAAAGTTTTGCTAAGAGATGCACTTTCATATTGTTAGAATGGTTTGGGATATATCAAttaaaaaggaggaggaaggactAGAAAATAGCATAATGTTTTTAGTTCATGACCTTGAGAGACAGGTAGGTCAACCATTGCTTGGTTCAGCCTCAATTCCTTATTTGTGAAAGGACAAAGGATGTTTTACCTTTCCCACCAAATTACAGGTCAATGTACCTTAAAATGATTTGTAAAAAAGCTATGTAAGTAGAAAGCCTGATCATTTCCCCAGTCCTTGGATCCACTGAATACTTATTATCACAAACAGTGCTTTCATTTCAGATGTTTCCACTTTTAGGGGAGACAGCAGTTTAGGATATAGTCCTCTATAAGTGCAATGGGTGAGCCCTTATTTCTAAAATGCAAAGGTAGCATTTGATGTGGGAGGCAATGGGAAAACATGGCAAACTGTGACCCAATGTCACCTAATGAAACACTGATAAGGTTCTGCTGAATTCCTTTTACCACTAACCCACAATGCAACACATGCAAAATTCCAACATTtcccaaaagaatagaaaatcacagagataaaatatttaaattgcttAAGAGTGCCTCAAATTTATAAGATCATATACATTTGGGGAGGCAATGTACCAAAGTTAAGAGAATGGTTTATGGGCTGGAGGGCTGGCAGGGCTGGAGCCCCACTTACTTAGCTGTAAAACTTTAACctatctgtgcctcagtttccccatctgtacaATGAGGGAAATAATAATATCTCTATAATGGGATTGTTGTGGTGATAAATGATGTACAGCACTCAGAATAGGGCCAGGCCCAGAGTAAGTCCATGCGATTAATAGCTATTATTAATCTCAACATAAAGatgatatctttaaaaaaattattttagttgtagttggacagaatatctttatttatttttatgtggtgctgaggattgaacccagcaccttgcacatgctaggccagtaCTCTACtgtagagccacaaccccagcccttcaagATGGTGTTTTAATTTATCGTCACTAAAAATTTTTTCAGGCACAGCCAATTGGTTCTTTAATCAGGCAAGTATGGGTTCCCTTTTCCTCCGATTTTATTTAGAAAGTCTAATTTAATTGTACAAGGTTTATTTCATTCATTGTTTAACATGGAATAGAGCCAGAGATAAGCTACTCATTATCTATTGGTGAAGATCTGCACAAGTACTAGTTTGGGTCAAAGTGTAGTGGTTCTATAAGTACATTTTTCAAATGACCTCCAAGAAGTAGAACATTACTGAAATGCCTCAATGGAAGTAATTCCTTTCATTTGGATATTGATGCAATCCTCAAATACTGCCACAGTTTTGAAACATACCTGATATGGTTGCTACTAAAACTAATGTCCCATTTTCCTTCCAATGGACATCATCAATTCCTTCAAAAAAGCAGGCAGCTCCTTGATTACACCAGAAAGGGGCATTCATTTCAGGCCGCAGATGGGGAAATGTACAGTTGCCAAGCTGGAAAAGTTCATACCACTCCATTGTGTAGTTCTTGCCAGTTAATGTACTCTTGAATCCAATGGCATCATGCATAATTTTCTGTGTAAAGATATGAACTTATGAGAGCAACTGTTAAGTGGCCATGGGTCCAGGTAACCTGATGCATAACAACATGGTGAACCACTGTGCATATCAAGTAGGACAACTGTTTGTCCAGAGATCCCTTTTGGTGTTGCTATTCTTGTGTCCACTCTGTGGCCCCTTAAACTCCAGCCCTCATCCACTCTGGGTTTGGCCATGGCTTCTCATCTCAGGTAGTAGGGGTGTGTGCTGTCATCACACTCATAATTTTCTTACAGCTTAGAGTAAGTACAAGACACCCCCATGCCACAGCCTCAGAAAGGAACTCCACACACATCTCAGGATGATGATGTGCTAACCTGGAAACATGCCCACAATAGGACCTAGAAATCAAGAGGTTTCTACTGCCTGCCCTTTCCCTTCTTCTGGGATTCCTACCTTCTCATTTTCCAGGAGCTGGGTAGAGAAGTTGCATTCAGAGTCATTACATTAAAAGGGATTCAAGCATGTGCATTTGTTACTGTCAGGGTTATAAAATCTGATCATAACTATTTGACAACTCATTTTAAATACTGTTGGGAGGCACATCAATGAATTTGTGGTAAAAAAGCAGCCACTAGAATAGTGACTATACCAGTTGATTTAATAACTAAAGCATTTAATCAACCAAAGTTACAAGATTAGGGTGCATCCTTACCAAATGTCCCAGGAGGTCTCCATATTTAAATTCCCACACTGGAGCTTGTAATCGAAAGACTTCAATGACATCCTCACTCTTCATAACTGggattggtgagccagtgggacagAAAGTGTACTTAGCTTGACAATAAGGGTCTGGTTCTGGACGGAAGGAAAAGCGTCTAATAAAAGAGAAACCATAAACTTAGATTCTAACAGTAATTTAGTTGTTCTCATACAGTTTTTCATTTTAGTGTCAGTAACATTTAAGGAAACACAAAGATTTGACCATACTgaataaatataaacatatattttacttgtTACCTATGAACAAACttacgattttatttatttatttatttgctggtCCTAGGAACTGGCCGAGTTGCTCAGGGCATGCTAAGTTGctaagcctggccttgaactagtgatcctcctgagctcctgagccactgggatttcaggtgtgagcTACCATGTCCAGCTTTtctcttttgcagtgctgggaatcaatcccagggcctcacacatgccaggcagacacccactgagccacatccccaatccaacAATGATGCCTTTAATAGCAAGTAAAACAGAATATGTGCTATATTTACTTAATAATTAATCAACATTCGTTCAAAAACATTTGCTGAGGGTCTAAAACATGCAGGGCTCTACTGGGAAGAAAGGAAACAAAGCAGAGTCTTGGGTGGGAGCTAGGAAGACATTAAACTCTCAGCCCAGCCGTGAGGGTGCACGCAGGGCAAGTGCTAAACTAAGGAAATGAGTCCTGTGGTGGGGGATGGGGAGAGAATGGGAGGACCAAGAAGGAGATATGGACCTGGCCTTGGTTTCCAAGTACTTACTAAGACAATGTGgac is a window from the Callospermophilus lateralis isolate mCalLat2 chromosome 12, mCalLat2.hap1, whole genome shotgun sequence genome containing:
- the Cln5 gene encoding bis(monoacylglycero)phosphate synthase CLN5, with the protein product MALTEGAWLGAWGAQGAAPGRAPRRWALALLGLTAALSWPRASGGLSRRHWPVPYKRFSFRPEPDPYCQAKYTFCPTGSPIPVMKSEDVIEVFRLQAPVWEFKYGDLLGHLKIMHDAIGFKSTLTGKNYTMEWYELFQLGNCTFPHLRPEMNAPFWCNQGAACFFEGIDDVHWKENGTLVLVATISGSTFNKMAKWVKQDNETGIYYETWTVQASPIKGAETWFESYDCSKFVLRTYEKLAEFGAEFKKIETNYTRIFLYSGEPTYLGNETSIFGPTGNKTLASAIKKFYYPFKPHLSTKEFLLSLLQIFDSVIMHRWFYLFYNFEYWFLPMKFPFIKITYEEIPLPNRQKTFTGL